In the genome of Nyctibius grandis isolate bNycGra1 chromosome 18, bNycGra1.pri, whole genome shotgun sequence, one region contains:
- the PPM1E gene encoding protein phosphatase 1E isoform X2 has product MRRKMEDKHVCIPDFNMLFNLEDQEEQAYFAVFDGHGGVDAAIYASIHLHVNMVHQEMFQQDPAEALCRAFRVTDERFVQKAARESLRCGTTGVVTFIRGNMLHVAWLGDSQVMLVRKGQAVELMKPHKPDREDEKKRIEALGGCVVWFGAWRVNGSLSVSRAIGDAEHKPYICGDADSASTVLDGSEDYLILACDGFYDTVNPDEAVKVVADHLKENNGDSSMVAHKLVASARDAGSSDNITVIVVFLRDMNAAANASEESDWTENSFQGGQEDSGEDKENHGDCKRPWPQHQCSAPADLGYDGRVDSFTDRTSLSIGSGINPFDDQGYLDLTQTEPSTPQRAKCLPPIRVFSPGIPKSANFINSLTAKNESPECSTSWICGQSDPRQYTAPLSLGAAGQSIYRVRGLSPVVFRLEDELFKSLGKPAASFRFRLCNGKRRRGARLKPKLQRPLLAREPSHIEGSGLSLPVQGRSSMRLAVRHSPWRRLAGHSADSESVFLMRRQSNCIPDSYLHQCCKM; this is encoded by the exons ATGCGCAGGAAGATGGAGGACAAGCACGTCTGCATCCCAGACTTCAACATGCTCTTCAACCTTGAG GACCAAGAAGAGCAAGCTTATTTCGCAGTGTTTGATGGTCATGGGGGAGTGGATGCTGCCATCTACGCCTCCATCCATCTCCATGTGAACATGGTCCATCAGGAGATGTTCCAGCAGGACCCGGCAGAGGCACTGTGCCGAGCTTTCCGGGTGACCGATGAGCGCTTTGTCCAGAAGGCAGCCAGAGAG AGTCTGCGTTGTGGAACCACCGGGGTGGTGACTTTCATCCGAGGAAACATGCTGCATGTGGCGTGGCTTGGGGACTCCCAGGTTATGCTCGTGAGGAAAGGCCAAGCTGTGGAACTGATGAAACCCCACAAACCAGATCGAGAG GATGAGAAGAAGCGCATTGAGGCGCTTGGTGGCTGTGTGGTCTGGTTTGGAGCCTGGAGGGTGAACGGGAGCCTGTCAGTCTCCAGAGCTATTG GGGATGCTGAGCACAAGCCATACATCTGTGGGGATGCAGACTCTGCCTCCACCGTACTCGATGGCTCTGAAGACTACCTCATTTTAGCCTGCGATGGCTTCTACGACACAGTCAACCCCGATGAGGCAGTCAAAGTGGTGGCTGACCATCTGAAGGAGAACAATGGCGACAGCAGCATGGTAGCACATAAATTAGTGGCATCTGCTCGGGATGCCGGTTCCAGCGACAACATTACTGTCATTGTGGTATTTCTCAGGGACATGAACGCAGCAGCCAACGCTAGCGAGGAGTCGGACTGGACAGAGAACTCTTTTCAAGGTGGGCAAGAAGACAGCGGGGAAGATAAGGAAAACCATGGAGACTGCAAACGACCGTGGCCCCAGCACCAGTGCTCAGCACCTGCAGACCTAGGGTATGATGGACGAGTGGATTCCTTCACCGACAGAACTAGCTTAAGCATAGGGTCCGGCATTAACCCGTTTGATGATCAAGGCTATTTAGACCTGACACAAACAGAACCTAGTACACCTCAGCGTGCCAAATGTCTGCCGCCAATTCGAGTGTTTAGTCCTGGCATACCAAAGAGTGCAAATTTCATCAACAGCTTAACGGCGAAGAACGAATCACCGGAGTGCAGCACGTCATGGATCTGTGGACAGAGCGATCCCAGGCAGTACACCGCTCCTCTTAgtctgggtgctgcagggcagagcatcTACAGGGTGAGGGGTTTGTCCCCCGTCGTCTTTAGGCTGGAAGATGAACTGTTCAAATCCTTGGGAAAACCAGCAGCGTCTTTTCGCTTCCGGCTCTGTAACGGGAAGAGGCGACGAGGAGCCAGGCTCAAACCAAAGCTTCAGAGGCCGCTCTTGGCTCGTGAACCTTCCCACATAGAAGGATCAGGTCTGTCCTTGCCTGTCCAGGGCCGCAGTAGCATGAGGTTGGCGGTAAGACACTCCCCGTGGCGGAGGCTGGCTGGTCACAGCGCAGACAGTGAGAGCGTGTTTTTGATGCGAAGACAAAGTAATTGTATACCAGATTCATACCTTCATCAATGCTGTAAAATGTAA